A part of Myxococcus landrumus genomic DNA contains:
- a CDS encoding exopolysaccharide biosynthesis protein: MSTPSPSVTSTPLPEPQSQLSATLRDLATRLPESLTVRELMQACGEQGLLLFCCILTFPFLLPVSIPGVSTVFGALIVFIGVGVMFNRGPWLPRKMMEKKLSRASLLPALEKGASVFTKVDRLSKPRLLVLTHGASTNRFNGFMLFVAGVLLMAPFGLVPFSNTLPALAVLFFAIGILQRDGYAILMGHGMTVGTIAYFSVLIFGAIQGGKGLAGLIGR; this comes from the coding sequence ATGTCCACACCGTCGCCCTCCGTGACCTCCACTCCGCTGCCCGAACCCCAGTCTCAGCTGTCCGCCACGCTGCGCGACCTGGCCACCCGGCTTCCCGAGTCCCTCACGGTGCGCGAGTTGATGCAGGCGTGTGGCGAGCAGGGCCTGCTGCTCTTCTGCTGCATCCTCACCTTTCCATTCCTCCTGCCCGTGTCGATTCCGGGTGTCTCCACGGTGTTCGGCGCGCTCATCGTCTTCATCGGCGTGGGCGTGATGTTCAACCGGGGGCCCTGGCTGCCGCGGAAGATGATGGAGAAGAAGCTCTCGCGCGCCTCGCTCCTGCCCGCGCTGGAGAAGGGCGCCAGCGTCTTCACGAAGGTGGACCGCCTGAGCAAGCCCCGGCTGCTGGTGCTCACGCACGGCGCCAGCACCAACCGCTTCAACGGCTTCATGTTGTTCGTGGCGGGCGTGCTGTTGATGGCGCCGTTCGGCCTGGTGCCCTTCAGCAACACCCTGCCGGCGCTGGCGGTGTTGTTCTTCGCCATCGGCATCCTCCAGCGCGACGGCTACGCCATCCTGATGGGGCACGGCATGACGGTGGGGACCATCGCCTACTTCAGCGTCCTCATCTTCGGAGCCATCCAGGGTGGCAAGGGACTGGCGGGCCTCATCGGCCGCTGA
- a CDS encoding DUF2378 family protein — MTRALDIREPLVFPQSFEGLLRALGDQLDERCVGRLKQVGVDVKGKLAPAYPLEVWLGALKVAADTLAPQLPLEEGAAVVGRRFVEGFGSTLIGGALLTSVRLLGPERMLARMTRNLRTGTNYLEATLEAQGPGRYVLTCRPVVVAGFYVGLFLAGLEASGARHPSVQVVRRAGEEAVYDISWT; from the coding sequence ATGACGCGCGCCTTGGACATCCGCGAGCCTCTCGTCTTCCCCCAAAGTTTCGAAGGACTCCTCCGTGCGCTGGGAGACCAGCTCGATGAGCGCTGCGTGGGCCGGCTCAAGCAGGTCGGCGTCGACGTGAAGGGGAAGCTCGCTCCCGCCTACCCCCTGGAGGTGTGGCTGGGTGCGCTCAAGGTGGCCGCCGACACCCTGGCCCCGCAGCTCCCGCTGGAGGAGGGCGCCGCCGTCGTGGGCCGCCGCTTCGTCGAGGGCTTCGGCTCCACTCTCATCGGCGGGGCGCTGCTCACCTCCGTGCGACTGTTGGGTCCTGAACGGATGCTGGCGCGCATGACGCGAAACCTGCGCACGGGCACCAACTATCTGGAGGCCACGTTGGAGGCCCAAGGGCCCGGGCGGTATGTGCTCACCTGCCGGCCCGTGGTGGTGGCGGGCTTCTATGTAGGTCTCTTCCTCGCGGGGCTGGAGGCCAGCGGCGCGCGTCACCCCTCTGTCCAGGTCGTTCGTCGGGCGGGCGAGGAAGCCGTGTACGACATCTCCTGGACCTGA